The Tigriopus californicus strain San Diego chromosome 10, Tcal_SD_v2.1, whole genome shotgun sequence region AACTGTGGACGGCCAAGTTCTGGGATGCGGTTCAAACGCTTTTGGCCAACTCGGTTTGACGCCCAAGATGATCACGCGTTTCACAGTCATCCCAACGCTTAGTTCGATCATAGCTGTGGCAGCTGGAATGCGCCATAGCATATTCCTACATCGAAATGGGTCAGTCTTGGGCTGTGGTAGTAACCGCAAAGGACAATTATCCCGAGTGGAACCTGCATCCATTCCCTATCCCGAGCCACTAGCCACTCACCTACCCCCTGTCTCGCAAATCTATGCCGGTCAAAACCATTCCGTTTTTAACACCTCGGATGGCGTGTACGGCTGTGGTGATAATAAACATGGGCAATTGGGTCATCGGACTACGGATCAAAGTCCAAGGGTCTTTCAGATCACTCCCGAGTGTTATGCTAAATTATCGTTGGGCTGGACCCACGTACTGGCTCTCAAAGAAGATCATTCCTTACATACTTGGGGCCGAAATACGTACGAGCAATTGGGACGTAGTTTTGAGGCCAGCCTTGCTATTTTGTCCAATGTGGAAGACATCAGTGCCGGCTACGAGCACAATCTCGCCCTGACCACCGATGGCGAGCTTCTAGCTTGGGGGTGGAATGAGCATGGCAATTGTGGCGATGGATCCGTTCAAAATGTCCCTCGTGCCAAGACTATAAGTGTGCCTCTCCGTTCAGTGGGACTTTTTGTGGCCCTCTCTGGACACAGTTTTGCTTATGGTTGAAGCCAATCTAGAAAACGTAATCAATCGATTCCAAGGACGCCTTATAGTGTGTGCATATGACTTCATGCCATACGACTGTATCTGTATTTATCATTTATTCGACCCGTATGATAGGAatggcttgcttgcttttttttttttttatctcgtCCTTATCTCTCGTGTCTTATTTTCGTTTCAGATTCATATAAACCAAGACTAAAACGTTAGATAGAAAGCCAAAATGTCAGCCCCTTCACCTTGCTCGATGTTACGCAGCCTGACCGGGAAAACGTGGCAAAATTGGACCTACCCCGAGGACGAAGAGGTAGGCTTCGTGAGCTTATCGACGAGTCCCATTCCATCGGGATCCACCAGCCCCTCCCATTCTC contains the following coding sequences:
- the LOC131889451 gene encoding secretion-regulating guanine nucleotide exchange factor-like yields the protein MPKIGSDMALAGQGDSLKGHALWAWGANNYGQLGLGCTFEQCETPTQVGVEWPTDVRVAKMAGGGGHTFALATDGSLWGTGWNNKGQLGLPDRQDRHCFSRIIMEAPLQDIGCGWDFSLALTVDGQVLGCGSNAFGQLGLTPKMITRFTVIPTLSSIIAVAAGMRHSIFLHRNGSVLGCGSNRKGQLSRVEPASIPYPEPLATHLPPVSQIYAGQNHSVFNTSDGVYGCGDNKHGQLGHRTTDQSPRVFQITPECYAKLSLGWTHVLALKEDHSLHTWGRNTYEQLGRSFEASLAILSNVEDISAGYEHNLALTTDGELLAWGWNEHGNCGDGSVQNVPRAKTISVPLRSVGLFVALSGHSFAYG